Part of the Sphaerodactylus townsendi isolate TG3544 linkage group LG10, MPM_Stown_v2.3, whole genome shotgun sequence genome is shown below.
CTGTTCAAGGGCACAACATTTTGCAACTGAAAGAGCAGTAGGTCTACTACGATATACGAATACAAGAGATAATcagccccacagagagggctctgagtgccacctctggcacccgtgccataggttcgccaccactggtttaggctctactgattcagctggcttcTTTCTGTGAGGCTTAGTTAACCCTTCCTCAGACaagctgtcagctgcagcagggcGGGCCATGACACTCATCCTgactgatggggtggggggaggaattgaTCATTCTGctgaatgtggggagggggagtgtaaAAGAGAACACTAATCTGTGAACCTCAAATTATGAATGAGCACCATTTGCTTTGGTATGAATGCAAATAAATGAACTGATTTGTGCAGTGCCTTTTGAAATCCATAGAAACTCCCTTGGGTATCTTTGATCACATGTCAGtattttttcttccctcctttttgCCAATATTTTATAGACGTTTATGGAAGAAATTCACCTGGCAgttacagggatttttttttttagcttagaGGCAACTTTACTTAGAACTGCACTATTAATCTATTGTGGTAAAAACccatatagttaaaaaaaattaatgaccaaAAGCAATGTTTTCAAACACACTTTCCAGAAAGCACCCAGTAATTGGCTGTAGAGTCTCATTGGCCCAGCACACATGGAATACTTACCTCGAGTCTGTTCTCTGCGCAGTGGGCTCATAGCAGGCTCTCCTCGCAtatctctgtttacacacaaggaggcagcccacagcctgcagtgcattttgtctgctgaactctgctgggtctctgcttctcctggttctcttagctccacccatcatcagccttaaaggcacagagctgatacgctctccccactcccttcccttccgcacacacatgcacacgtgTGCACACGCTCTTTGCTGCCtttgcaagagaagagaaagagttgttttaaaacagagtcttgcaggaaataaagttttaaaagccctcccaggcATCTGCAAGGGTGAAAGCAGAGCATGGGAGGTGGGGTAGAGCCAAAAAGACACCTGCTTGTCCTGTTCCTCGCAAAAGCTctctttattgttattttgtattGAAAGCGATCTCTTGATCTCTCAAGACGTGCGAGAGATAGATGTATCGAACTCTCGTCAGCAAGAAGGGGGGATGAAGGGGAAGGCGTGCAAAGCACTGAGAGggtgtgggaaggctggccatgggcagagggaagaagtcCTGACAGTGGTggagctcccacggggacatccggcgCTAAATGTCCTGGGCACTCcccgtgggagtcacatggggggcgctccccctgccccctcctctgtcCGATTGTGCACCCTCTGTGACCGCACGCCCTCTGTGACCGTCgtcatccttgcctgcctgctCCAGCTCGCCTTGGTTTCTGTTGTCTTCCTGGTTCACCTCCTTGCCTGCTATGGCTGGCTCTCTGTATCTCTCAATACTTTAAAAGTTTTGCTCAACTGGGTATTTATGTCTCTACTATTAGTAAACCtctcaagttatggtgagtcccaatTTTATTTTAGTTCCCCAGgatcctcagggcatctgaaaaCCACTCGTTtataatttgccctcatccctttctgccccccaaaaggatttttcctccaaactgcccccccccccagcaccatcagagcctgtatgcaaatgagccttcttctcattggctccttttagtttcagttttgtcTCATGAAAGGGATGGGCTAGAATACTGACGAAAGGGCTGGGATGGAGCTAGCTGGGAGAACAGATCTTGCAGGCAGCGTGCCCTTCTCAAAACTGCCCTGGTAAGTTTAAAAGATGACCTTCTTCCCTCCATGAAAGTTAAAACTAAAATCTTTTGTGTGCTTTGTGGGATGCTTCAGTTCCAGAAGCACTCTTGTAGCGACTTCCTGTATGAAGAGGGGGAGTTGGCAGAAATCCTCCCCCACCTTGAGCACCCATTATATGAGCAAAGGGAAAGCTCATGTAAGAGGAGATTACTGCTGATTTTTTCTTGTGGAAGCAATCCCCCATGCCACATCTCATTCTATTCATGGCAGTGAACTgagatagtttgcagaaagcttggATCCAACCCTCTCTGAATTTATATATAAGGTGGTTTCtataataaacaatacagcactgaaataatattttatgtgtATCACAAAAATGTGAACAATTCATGTGTGCCAAACACTGGTACTATCCTCTACACAATATGTATTGTTTTCTTGTAACCACCAGAGAAATGTAAAGGAATGAGTgaagggtaataaaacattattcacagcagtaataaaacattttgaaagcattttaagtcatatgacacttaaatacttttaagtgttataacaattattaaacattttgaaagcattttgaaaatgtcaacaattttaatctctgctgtgtgccatgacacattgctgtgtttagatttgtgagttgagacatgttctatgTGATGATGGCTTTGAGATGAGCTgggtgcaaaaaatcgttctttggttgtagtgggggagggtggcctttggtcatggtggggtgccCAGGGGgggcaaaaaactcagattttgccctgggctccattttccctagctatacctctgggtcctgggcaaagctgtgcccactggcagatCTGCCTCACTCTGGTgacaaagcaagatttaaatcacgCTATCAGTGGAGTTGCTTGCCACAaaaagagtggaaagtgaaagtggggctccagaaaacacatctgtacaagaaatcttgctgcggcagacactggcctccactatgcaACAAATAAagtgtgcataattggccattatGTTCTGTGGTTAAAGGGATCTGATCCAAACCCGCTAGCATCAGTTGAAGATGATATTGACTTCACCCCTTCTCCAGAGCTAAGGGAAACACAAATAAAAGCTGCATTtagacacacacatgcacatagacACTTTAAAATTGTGCTTGAAATTGCAGTACAGTTAATGTGAGAATTTGTGTAACTTCAGTAAACTTTCTGCTAGCGCAAGGAAATAGGCCACTGGGCAACttcttattggtattttttttctctttcagaattCTTGTATATTCAAATTTTTCTTCTTTGGTGTTTCTTAGGAATATTTATACTAAGTAACCTAACAATGTTTTccttttggttttgtttcagtTCGTATCTCCTCTGTTTGGCCCTCCCAGGGACACAGGAGCAAGTGAGAACATGCGGCAAGGGGCAGCAGCTGTCTCCCCAGAGGCCAAAGGCCTCGTCATGTAGCCCTTCCGTCAAGGGCACAGTGCCTTTTTCAGAATTAACGAGCCCGGAGAAAATCATCCATTTCCACCGAGAGCTGAGAAACAGCCGTTGCTCTAATAATCAGGTCAGTAATTTGAATAGTTAGAATAGTTTTTGTTTCCCAGTATTGGTGTTAAAGATCATATACATATTTATATTGCCTCTCCCCATTTCAGAAAGAAGTTGCCTAGGAATACTGAATCATGAATGTGCATAAGCATTGGCCAGATTTCTCCAAGGGGAATGGACACATGGGAGGTTTGTTTCTATCTGGCATCAGTCAGTTGGATCAGTTTTGGGGAACTGCATGGCTGCTGTGGTGGAAGGAAACATGCTGTGTCTATTTACCAGGCTAGCCCAGTCAGGTCAGGCCtggttaggatttggatgggaaCCACCCAGCTAGTTAGGGTCACTTGGCAAAGGCAGGCACAGGCAAACTGCCTTGGAACATCTCTTGCCGTGAAAATCCTGTGGTCATAAGTGAGCTATAACTTTATGGCATGTTGCACACGCAATACTTGGTAGTTGATCCAAAATACTTATATTTTGCAGACCTTCTTTCTTCTTGCAGAATGCCCTCTTAAATCAGGAAATGGCCACCTGTCAGTTCTCTGGCCATCACAGGCTCCAGGATGTG
Proteins encoded:
- the LOC125440030 gene encoding uncharacterized protein LOC125440030; protein product: MKGKACKALRGCGKAGHGQREEVLTVVELPRGHPALNVLGTPRGSHMGGAPPAPSSVRLCTLCDRTPSVTVVILACLLQLALVSVVFLVHLLACYGWLSVSLNTLKVLLNWFQKHSCSDFLYEEGELAEILPHLEHPLYEQRESSWTQEQVRTCGKGQQLSPQRPKASSCSPSVKGTVPFSELTSPEKIIHFHRELRNSRCSNNQNALLNQEMATCQFSGHHRLQDVTPVKLPAVSKRRHVTELSDLDDFSPVKSQEQFFQCTDIFKNQMGNLHMGAFDLGMKLKNVLMNNPWISRGKPGGSASVTAAKSHLSDTASSSSKCLSPLGEKASALKRGHLVEMTQGMRAHGGKTACCQLYYNSSLEERATELQYSKSPQGVKNSHILFP